The Chloroflexota bacterium genome segment CTCCCCCACGCGCACTTGCGAAGAATTCAACGAGCCGCGATAAATTTCTACAATATCCAGCACGCGATTGCGCGTATCGAGCAATAACACGCGCAAATGCTCTTGCTCCAGCGCGCTCATCTCGAATTGAACCAACGCGGCTGCATCCGCGGGGCTGTGAATCGCCGGGCGTTCTTCGGGAGACTCCAGTGTCAGGCGACGGCCCAATTCAATGGCAGCTTTAATTTGTGCGGCTTTGGCCAGGCCAATACCATGCTGGTTACAAACTTCCGCATACGAAGCACGGTGCAATCCTGACAGACCACCAAACGATTGCAGCAAACGCGTGCCCACCTGAACCGCGTTCTCGCCGCGTACCCCCACGCGCAACAGAATAGCCAACAATTCGGCATTTGATAGCGCCTGCGCGCCTAATTGTGCCAGGCGTTCACGCGGTCGCTCACTGGATGCCAAATCGGTGATACGGTAGGATGTATGCAAATCGTTCATCGCTAACCCCTTAATACAAGTATCGAGCAATCAGCTATAATTGATATTTAATTACCTTATCCTGCCAATAAGTCACTATTTGTTATACAATACTCCCCAAGAAAAAGCAACAGGGTTTTCTCGGCATAGCATATCGACTCCGAAAAATCGAAACCAAACTTCAAAATAGGCTATAATTAGCTAAATTATCTGGAGCGAGAACCTATGACTTTTGATCCATCCTCACTCAGCAAATTCATGCTTATTCTGACAGCCTGGGGTGGTGCATTTATTGCCGCCTTGTGGCTAAGCCTGATTATATGGACCTATCGCGACATCCGCAATCGGGCACGCGATCCATTGGGACGCATTCTGGCTGTGCTTGTCGTAGCCGTGCTTTTCCTCCCCGGGATTGTCATCTATATGATTTTGCGCCCCCACCGCACACTCGACGACGAATATCAACACACACTCGAAGAGGAAGCTCTACTGCGTTCCATCGAAGATACACCCGTCTGTCCAGGATGTGGACGCCGCTCAAAAGAGAGTTGGAAAATTTGCCCGAATTGCCACACCAAGCTAAAGAAACCTTGCCATCAGTGCGGCAAGTTGATGGAACTCCCCTGGAATTTATGCCCCCACTGTGGGACACCCACCCCCGGAATGCGGCGGGACGATCTCACGCTCGATGAGGCTCTCAGCCCTCTGACAGAAACAACTCCCGAAGAGCCACCTGCCGAAGAAATACAAACTCCCAAAGAAGATTAACAAAAAAGACGGGACTGTGGAAAACACAGTCCCGTCTTTTTTGTCTGTGCATTTTAGCGGGAAATATTCAAAGCATCCCAACCAGCATAACGACCGTCGTCGCCGAGTTCTTCTTCGATGCGGAGCAATTGATTGTATTTCGCCACGCGGTCCGAGCGAGCGGGGGCGCCAGTTTTGATCTGGCCCATGTTCAGGGCTACCGCTAAATCGGCAATTGTAGCATCTTCGGTTTCGCCAGAGCGATGCGAAGTAACCGCACGCCAGCCAGCCCGATGACACATTTCAACTGCTTCGATGGTTTCCGTTAATGAGCCAATCTGATTGAGTTTGACCAACAGGGCGTTCGAGGCTTTTTCGTTTATCGCCCGCCGGACACGCTCGGGGTTGGTTACCAGCAGATCATCTCCCACAATTTGCAGCCGATCTCCGAGTTCGGCTACCATCATCTTCCAGCCTTCCCAATCATCCTGTGCCAGGCCATCTTCAATAGAAACAATCGGATACTGATCCACCCAACTCTTCCAGAAAGCGACCATTTCTTCACTGGTTAATTTCTTGCCTTCCGTGCGCAGGTGGTACAGCCCGGTGTCGCTCTCATAGAATTCAGAAGCTGCCGGATCGAGCGCAATCGCCACATCCTTACCAACACCGGCGGAATAACCGGCCTTTTCGATGGCTTCGAGAATGACTTCAACCGCCTCCGCATTGGCTTTGAGCGCGGGAGCATAACCGCCTTCATCCCCAACCAGGGTTTTGTAACCGCGTGCTTTCAGCACAGCCTTGAGCGAATGATAAATTTCAGTGCCCCAGCGCAGCCCTTCTGCAAAGGTCGGCGCGCCAAAGGGCATCACCATAAATTCCTGTGCATCGGTAGATTGCCAGCCGGTATGCGCGCCGCCGTTGAGGATATTCATCATCGGTACGGGCAGCACATGGGCATACACACCGCCAATATAGCGATAAAGCGGCAGCCCCAGCGCGTTGGCTGCGGCTTTGGCAACTGCCAGACTTGTGCCTAAAATCGCATTGGCGCCTAGTATAGATTTATTCTTGGTGCCATCCAGTTCAAGCATGGTCAAATCGATGGCGCGCTGCTCAATTGCATCCCAGCCAGTTAATTCCTCTGCAATCGGCCCGTTGACATTATCCACAGCTTTCAAAACACTCTTGCCCAAATAGTGGGACTTATCGCCATCGCGCAATTCTAGCGCTTCATGCACACCCGTTGATGCGCCCGAAGGCACAATTGCGCGCGCCCAACTGCCATCGAGCAATTGAACTTCCACCTCAACAGTGGGGTTACCGCGCGAATCCAACACTTGGCGACCATGAACAGAAATAATCGTTGTTGCTTCCATAAATAACCTCTCTTCTAGTAATCGTCACTCCATCGATCTTCTCTACCACACGAGGGAAACCCAAATTTACTTATTTTTTAAAGAAGGTCGTGGTCTTATACCAAAGTTCAAGTATAATCCACTTTTATAAATTCGTGGAGCGCATTGTGACGCTCATCACAGAACGGGAACGGCCGATGGAAACAAATAATCAACTTCTCGCAACAGACCCACGCCTGCATAAAACCTATTACCTGCACGAGACCAACACTCGCCGGGCAACCGTTGCCATATTCAGAATGTTTGCCTGGTTTATCATGAAATATGAAGTCCGCGGCACAGAACATTTACCATCCGAAGGGGCGGTGGTTCTGGCCTGCAATCATGTGACTACCTTCGATATCTTCCCCATGCAGCTCGGTATTTCGCGTCCCATCTTCTATATGGCCAAAGAAGAATTAATGCGCAATCCGATTGTGGAATATATTCTGCGCAAGGGAGGGGTCTACCCCGTATACCGCGGCGCTAAAGATGAGTGGGCACATCGGCATACAGAGAAGGTGCTGGAACACGGTCAGGTGCTGGGAATTTTTCCGGAGGGGACACGTAGCAAAGGGCGCGGCCTACGTATCGCCAAAACGGGCGCGGCGCGTTTTGCCATCAATGCCAACTGTCCAATAATCCCTATGTCAATTTCGGGAAGTCAAAATGTTTTCAAGACATTTCCCCGCCGTGCCAAAATTGAAGTTCAACTCGGTGAGCCGATTTACCCTCAATCCGATGAAGGTGCGCTGGCATTGACCGACCGCATGATGTTCGCCATCGCGGCGATGCTACCATCCGAACTACGCGGAGCCTATGCCGATACCTCCGAGGGATTCTTCGAATAATACTGCGAACACAAAATCCAAATAAAAAACAGCTGTGTATGGGTTACAGAACAACCCATACACAGCTGTTTTTTATTATTTCTCTACATGGAGAAAACTCTACCCAGCGCGTCGATCATTAATAGCAGAAAGAAACGCCCTGAACAAAGGATGCGGGCGTGTTGGCCGTGACAGAAATTCCGGGTGAAACTGCGTGCCCAGCATAAACGGGTGCTCATTCAGTTCCACGATTTCGACCAAACGTTCATCGGGGGAGAGGCCTGAAAAACACATCCCGGCTTCTTGAAACTGCGCACGATATGCATTTTTGAATTCAAAGCGATGGCGGTGGCGTTCATCGACCTGTTCGGCTTGATAGGCTTTTGCAGCCGCTGAACCGGGCTGCAATTGGCATGGATACAACCCCAGGCGCATCGTCCCACCCATATCGCTGAGTTGGCGTTGGTCGGGCATCAGATCTATCACCGGGTGGCGCGTGGAGGGGTCAAACTCGGTTGAGTTGACATCATCATCCTGGAGCAAGGCGCGCGCAAACTCGATCACCATCACCTGCATTCCCAGGCACAACCCCAGGTAGGGGATCTTATTCTCTCTCGCGTAACGGGCGGCGATAATTTTGCCCTCGATGCCGCGCTCGCCAAACCCTCCGGGGACAATAATCCCATCGGCTGATTGAAGCAACTCCATACCACGCCCCCGCTCCAGGTCCGCTGAGTGAATCCACAAGATTTCTTCTTCCAGCCCCACATCCAGCGCGGCATGGCGAACAGCTTCCCGCACGCTCATATACGCGTCGTGCAGCTCCACGTACTTGCCCACCAGGGCAATCTTAACGCCCGGTTTCTCGCTGCGCAGTTTTTTAACCATCGTCTCCCACACGCGCCAATCCGGCTTTTGACGGGATTCAAGCTGCAACCGCTCCAGCAGATAATCAACCATGTGGGCTTTTTCCAGCAACAGCGGAATTTCGTAGAGCTGGTCTGCAGTGACCATGGGGATGACGGCGCGCGGTTCTACATCGCAGAAAAGGGCGATCTTGTCGCAAAGTTCCTGATCGACAGGATAATCGGAGCGCGCCAGAATCATATCGGGCGAAATACCAATCGAACGCAATTCTCGCACGGAGTGTTGTGTGGGCTTTGTTTTTAATTCGCCCGTAGCGCCAATATGCGGCATCCAGGTGACATGAATATAAAGCGAATTCTCAACCCCTGCATCGCCTCGCATCTGGCGCAACGCTTCAAGAAAGGGTTGCCCCTCCATATCACCCACGGTACCGCCGACTTCAACCAGCACAATCTCTGCCCCGGTGGTGCGCGCCACCATGTGGATGCGATTTTTGATCTCGTTGGTAATATGCGGAATCACCTGAATCGTGCCACCCAGATAATCGCCCCGGCGCTCTTTTGAAATCACTTCGGCATAAACTTGCCCGGCGGTGACATTACAAACTCGATTGAGGCGAATATCCACAAAACGCTCGTAATGCCCCAGATCGAGATCGGTCTCGGCGCCATCATCCAAGACGTAGACTTCGCCATGTTGATATGGACTCATCGTGCCAGGATCAACGTTGATATAAGGATCCAGTTTCTGAATAGAAACCTTAAAACCGCGTTCTTTGAGCAATCGACCAATCGCCGCCGCGGTGACACCCTTGCCCACCGAACTAACGACTCCGCCGGTTAGAAAAATATATTTTGTGTTCATAATCTAAATATTCCTTGCTCTGCGAAAATACCGAATACTTGGGTTGCGTGGGTTGTTGCTACATTGTTAAAAAAGAAGCGGGGAGGGCCGTTGGACGGCAAACCTCCCCGCAGATCAATTCACTCAATTCTGATTTGTTGGCGTTGATAATTACCCAACAACACGCTCCAAATCTTCGGCAGCACGACGCATCTCCAGGAAAACCAGGCCCAATTTGGCCCCTTCACGAGCCAGCGCCGTCAGTACGGCTTCCTCGCCAACTGCCGCCAACAGCACGTAGCCCTGATGACCATGAATATAGACTTGATCCAGTTGACCACGGTTAAGTTCAGTGGCAATCCGTTCACCCAAACTCAACATTGCTGCGGACATCGCCGAAACACGATCTTCCTCGACCTCGGCTGGCAATGCCGATGCCATAATCAAACCATCAACAGAAACTACAGCCGAAGCTTCAATCTCTGGTGATGCAGCCTGCATTTCTCGCAAACGGTCAACCATTAACTCAGTACGCGACTTGGTCATAGCATCTATTCCATCATGACTAGTTGATTGAATGTCAATTTGAAAGTCTACCATACTTGGCCGCTAAGTGCCAGTTGACCACTCCAAGCCTCCATGTTAAACTGACTGATTGTTATGCGCTCCAAGTTTTTTATTTTCGCTCTGATCGTTCTTATTCTGGGGATTACCGCCCCGGCTCTGGCGCGCGAGGGAAAACCTTTCCAGGCGCTTGGGCGTATCAGTGCGCCCGCACCCGGAGATGCGCTGCAAGGTATGGTTGCCATCGTGGGCAGCACAGCGGTTGAAGGATTGCGGCGCTGGGAGCTCTCATTTGCCTATGCGCAGGACATTACAAATACCTGGTTCCTGATCGAGCGCGATGATACAGCTATTCGCGATCAAACACTGGCAGAGTGGGATACCAGCACGATCACTGATGGTACTTATCACTTGCGGTTGACGATTTTTATCGAAGGAGGCGAACGCTCTGATTTGATCGTAGAAAATCTGCGCATTCGAAATTACTCTCCCATAGAAACCAGTACGCCGAATCCATCGCCAACCATATTGATCACAGCCATACACACGCCTATCCCGCTGACGATTACCCCGCTGCCTACCAATGCGATCGAAATCTCATCCAGTGATTTTTCCAATAGCCTGGGGCGCGGCGCGATAATCGCCGCGGTTCTGTTTCTGATGATCGGGCTGTATATATCAATCAGAAAAACGCTGCGCTGATTCCTGATGCTCACCAAACTCTTCGACATGTTCTCCCAAGAATCATCACAAACCTACTTAATTGTCGGTCTGGGAAATCCGGGCCGAAATTATCGTCACAACCGTCACAATATCGGTTTCATGCTGGTGGATCGAATCGCCGAACGAATGGACGTGAAATTCACGCGCCTGCAACAAAAAGCGCTCTTTACCGATGGCCGCTATCGCGGTAAAAAAATTCTTTTAGCGAAGCCACAGACATATATGAACAACTCCGGGCAGGCGGTAGGCTCACTGGCGCGTTTTTACAAAATTCCGCTGAACAATATATTAATTGCCTACGACGATGTTGATCTCCCCTTTGCCACAATCCGCTTACGCGGCAGCGGCGGATCAGCCGGACAAAAGGGCATGAAATCCATCATTCAACATCTCAAAACCGAAGAGTTTCCACGCCTGCGTTTGGGGATCGACCGTCCGCCGGGGCGCATGAGCACACCCGATTACGTACTGCAAGATTTTTCGGCTGATCTCGCGGATGATCTGGCGATCTTTCTCGATCGTGCAGCCGACGCTGCACTAAAATTTGCCCACGAAGGGCTGGAAGCTGCCATGACACAATACAATCGCAGTGAAAGCTGATCCGCGCCTGATCATGCTCACATCCATTCTCACCACTCTACAAGTCGAAGCTTCATTTCAGGAACTCACCGCGGCAATCGCCACAGGCACACCGTTGCCCAACCAGCGGCTGCCGAGAGCAGCGCGCCTGCCTATGCTGGCAGCCTTACATCAAAGTCTGCGCGCCCCGATCTTGTATATCACGCACCGCAGCGACCAGGCGATCACGCTGGCCGATGAACTGCGCCTGTGGCTTCCAGACGAGCAGTTGCTCCTTTTTCCCGAGCCTAACCCGCTTTTCTATGAAAACACACCCTGGGGGAATAATACCCGGCGTGACCGCCTGATTGGGCTTACCATCCTGGCTTCACAGATGATCCCCGCTTTGCGACGCGATCCAGCCCCTGCGCCGATCATCATCTGCCCGGCGCGCGCCGCCATGACTCGCACACTACCGCGGCGCGAGTTTATCAAAGCCGTGCAAAGCCTCAAACCCGAACAGATCGTCTCGCCCGATCAACTCACGCGCCATTGGGTAAATCTGGGGTATGAACCCACCACAACGGTCATCGAAGCGGGGCAATTCGCCCGCCGCGGCGGCATTCTCGATGTTTGGCCGCCCGCCGATCTCGCCCCTACACGCATCGAATTCTTCGGCGATGAAATTGATACCCTGCGCCATTTTGACCCCAACAGCCAGCGCACAACCCAACATCACGACCATCTGCTCATCACCCCGGCGCGCGAATTCCTCGGCCCGCCAGAACCGATCGAAACGCTGGTAGAATCCGGCAAAACGCTTTCCGAATTCCATATTCCCCGGCTTTATCCGCACCCGGGCCGCATCTTCGATTACCTGCCCCGCAACGCGCTGGTTTTATTCGACGACCAAATGGCAATTCAGGAAAATATCGAAACGGTTGAAGAACAGGCGCTCAGTTTGCGGACCAGCTATATCGAGGAGGGATTGCTGGCCGAAGATTTTCCCGTCCCATACCTGACCTACGACCAGATTGAAGACTCACTACCCCTGGGCAGGACTCTGTTCATGGGGCCTTCTGCCGCCTCCGATGAAGAACTGCCTCCGCTAGCCGGGCAATTCACTCCAAATTCGCGCTTCGGTGGCCGCCTGAAACCGCTGATGGAACAACTCGCCCAAAGCGCTATTAACGGCGAAACCAGCTATATCGTCTCGCGGCAAACTGCCCGTCTGACCGAACTCTGGGAAGAAGACTATCGTCCATCGGTCACAATCCAGCATACTCCACGTTTTATCAAAGGCACACTCACCGAAGGCTGGCTATTCCAGACGGCCAATGGCGAAAAAATACAGCTATTCACCGATGGCGAAATTTTTGGCTGGCAGCGCCCGCGCCCTCGCAGACGGCATCGCCCGGTAGCCGAAGCGCCTGAAGCCGCCTATGCCGATCTCGAACAAGGCGATTGGGTGGTGCATATTGACCACGGAGTGGGACAATTCGCCGGGCTAGTGCAACGCGCCATCGACGGAGCCGAGCGCGAATATCTGTGCGTTGAATACGCTGAGGGCGACCGGCTCTTTGTGCCCGTGCAACAGGCCGACCGTCTGGCGCGCTATATCGGCCCCGATAGCCGGGCGCCTGCGCCCACACGCCTGGGCGGCCCGCAATGGACCAGTGTCAAGGGGCGCGTTAAAGAAGCTGTCGAAGCGATGGCTGAAGATTTGCTGGAACTCTACGCCAAGCGCCAGGTGGTTGGCGGCCATGCATTTAACCTGGATACGCCCTGGCAACGCGAATTAGAAGCCAGTTTCCCCTACGTAGAAACCGAAGATCAATTAAATGCGCTGGCCGCGGTCAAAACCGATATGGAAACCCACCGCCCGATGGATCGCCTGATCTGCGGAGATGTTGGTTTTGGCAAAACCGAAATCGCCCTGCGCGCCGCCTTCAAAGCCGTGATGGATGGCAAGCAGGTTGCCATCCTGGTGCCCACCACAGTCTTGGCCCAGCAGCATTACAATACTTTTCGCGAACGTTTGGCTGCGTTTCCCATGATGGTAGAAATGCTCTCGCGCTTCCGCACAAGCCAACAGCAGAGTCATATTCTCTTCCGGCTGGCACAGGGCACAGTGGATATTGTTATCGGGACGCATCGTCTGATTTCGGGTGATGTGATCTTCAAAGATTTAGGGCTGCTGGTGATTGATGAAGAGCAGCGCTTCGGTGTCACCCACAAAGAGAAACTCAAACAACTACGCACCGAGGTGGATGTGCTCACGATGACAGCCACACCAATCCCGCGCACGCTTTACCTGGCGATGACCGGATTGCGCGACATCTCTACGCTGAATACCCCCCCGGAGGAGCGTCTGCCGATCATCACGCATGTTGGGCCGTTCTCCAAAGACATGATTCGCCGGGCGGTTTTGCGCGAACTGGAACGCGGCGGGCAAATCTTCTTTGTGCATAATCGCGTGCAAACGATCAATGGCATTGAGCGTATGCTCACGCAACTGGTACCAGAAGCGAAGATCGCCATTGCACACGGCCAAATGCCCGAAAATCAGCTCGCAGAGTGTATGCGCCAATTTACCGAGGCTGAAATTGATATTTTGCTCTCAACATCAATTATTGAATCCGGGCTGGATATTCCCAACGCCAATACGCTGATTGTTGACCGCGCCGATACCTTTGGGTTGGCGCAACTCTATCAATTACGCGGACGCGTCGGGCGCGGCGCACAGCGTGCCTACGCCTATTTCTTTAAGCATAAAGATAAACATCCCACGCCGGATGGCAGCGAAAGGCTGGAAACGATTGCCGAGAATGTGCAACTGGGGGCCGGTCTCTCAATTGCGATGCGCGATCTCGAAATTCGCGGGGCGGGCGATATTTTAGGGACCCGGCAACACGGGCATATTGCTTCGGTGGGCTTTCATCTCTATACACGCTTATTGGCGGAAGCCGTCAAACGCACGCGCGATGAACGCGGTTTACCTTTGGACAAAAACGAATTAGCCAGCAAAGCCCACCGCCCACTGGTGCTGGTGGATTTACCCCTGCACACCACCATTCCGGGGAGTTATGTCACCGATCTGGATATGCGCCTGAAGCTCTATCGCCGGGTGGCGGATGCGCAAACAATCGAAGAGATTAGCGCCATTACCGAGGAATTTGAAGACCGCTTCGGGCCGCTGCCGCCTCCGGTGCAAAATTTAATGCTGCAAACCAAAGTTAAGCTCCTGGCGATCCGGGCGGGGATTAATAGTGTAAGCCACGAAAACAGGCAGATTGTTTTACGTTACCCTGAGGGCGTAGCCCCGCCCTCGGTGAGCAACACTCAGCTACGAGTGCGCGTCGGAAAATCCGCTCTTTGGGTCGAGATGGCCACCCCTTCTACAGAACATATCCACAAGTTGCTCGATCTGCTTCAAACTCTTTGACATTCTCCAATGATGACAGTATAATCGTCGGTCGGCTAATTGATATTCGTAGGGCTTCGGCATTATGCGACAGAAGCCCGAGTTTGAAGATTAAGGAGAATTATTATGGACACGAAGCCCACCCGCATGGAGGAGCTAAAATCGAAAGATAAGCTAACTGGCACTGTCATTAAAACAATGCTGTCTGGGGTTGTTATCGATATTGGCATGGAAGTTCCCGGCATTGTTCACATTTCACGCATTCAGAGCGAACCTGTCAACCGAGCGGAAGATGTAGTTGAGATTGGTCAGGAAGTTGAGGTATGGATTCGACAGGTTTTTCCGGATCGTGAGCGCATTGAATTGACGATGATTAAACCATTGGGGTTGGAATGGCGCGAAATCACCAAGGGAATGGTTAGCAAAGGTATTGTTACCCGACTGGAAAAGTACGGTGCATTTATTGATATTGGAGCAGAACGCCCTGGCCTGGTTCACATTAGTGAGATGGCGCATGGTTTTATTGACTCCCCTGGTGATGTTGTGCAAGATGGCGACGAAGTTGAAGTTCAGGTGCTTAGCGTAAATCGACGCCGCAAACAGATCAAATTGAGCATGAAAGCGCTCATGGATCCCCCCGTCAAGGCAGCAAAAATCGTTGAAGAGATGAACGAGGAAGTTAACAACGAGCCAGTGCCCACAGCAATGGAAGCCGCTTTACGTCAGGCGATGGAACGCTCGCAAAATGGCGAAAGCAAGGGGAAAAAGAAGAAAAAAAGCGCTTCGCTCAATGATGAACTTGAGAACATTTTCTCACGCACATTGAACAAAGATTAGTTGAAATCGAATTCGGTTTCAATGGAAATTTCTTCACCATGCGATATAAAAAACCCCGTCATTGGCGGGGTTTTTAGTTTGTGATTCAGGAGGTAAAGGGCAGATCAGCGACAACTGCCGGAACGCCGCCTACATCGACCGGAGTTTGCGGCTGGTCATAAGGACGCTTGAGTACCGCCAGGGCAATATCCCCAACACGGGGCGACGCGGCCACCGATGTAATTTTCCCAACAGATTTTCCGTCCGCGCGAATGGTTGTGTTCATATCAACGGGGGCATCCAGGCGCAAACCCATTAAGCGTCGG includes the following:
- the radC gene encoding DNA repair protein RadC gives rise to the protein MNDLHTSYRITDLASSERPRERLAQLGAQALSNAELLAILLRVGVRGENAVQVGTRLLQSFGGLSGLHRASYAEVCNQHGIGLAKAAQIKAAIELGRRLTLESPEERPAIHSPADAAALVQFEMSALEQEHLRVLLLDTRNRVLDIVEIYRGSLNSSQVRVGELFRAAIRRNAAALIVVHNHPSGDPAPSPDDVAVTRAIVEAGKLLDV
- a CDS encoding zinc ribbon domain-containing protein; amino-acid sequence: MTFDPSSLSKFMLILTAWGGAFIAALWLSLIIWTYRDIRNRARDPLGRILAVLVVAVLFLPGIVIYMILRPHRTLDDEYQHTLEEEALLRSIEDTPVCPGCGRRSKESWKICPNCHTKLKKPCHQCGKLMELPWNLCPHCGTPTPGMRRDDLTLDEALSPLTETTPEEPPAEEIQTPKED
- the eno gene encoding phosphopyruvate hydratase; amino-acid sequence: MEATTIISVHGRQVLDSRGNPTVEVEVQLLDGSWARAIVPSGASTGVHEALELRDGDKSHYLGKSVLKAVDNVNGPIAEELTGWDAIEQRAIDLTMLELDGTKNKSILGANAILGTSLAVAKAAANALGLPLYRYIGGVYAHVLPVPMMNILNGGAHTGWQSTDAQEFMVMPFGAPTFAEGLRWGTEIYHSLKAVLKARGYKTLVGDEGGYAPALKANAEAVEVILEAIEKAGYSAGVGKDVAIALDPAASEFYESDTGLYHLRTEGKKLTSEEMVAFWKSWVDQYPIVSIEDGLAQDDWEGWKMMVAELGDRLQIVGDDLLVTNPERVRRAINEKASNALLVKLNQIGSLTETIEAVEMCHRAGWRAVTSHRSGETEDATIADLAVALNMGQIKTGAPARSDRVAKYNQLLRIEEELGDDGRYAGWDALNISR
- a CDS encoding 1-acyl-sn-glycerol-3-phosphate acyltransferase, with amino-acid sequence METNNQLLATDPRLHKTYYLHETNTRRATVAIFRMFAWFIMKYEVRGTEHLPSEGAVVLACNHVTTFDIFPMQLGISRPIFYMAKEELMRNPIVEYILRKGGVYPVYRGAKDEWAHRHTEKVLEHGQVLGIFPEGTRSKGRGLRIAKTGAARFAINANCPIIPMSISGSQNVFKTFPRRAKIEVQLGEPIYPQSDEGALALTDRMMFAIAAMLPSELRGAYADTSEGFFE
- a CDS encoding CTP synthase, whose amino-acid sequence is MNTKYIFLTGGVVSSVGKGVTAAAIGRLLKERGFKVSIQKLDPYINVDPGTMSPYQHGEVYVLDDGAETDLDLGHYERFVDIRLNRVCNVTAGQVYAEVISKERRGDYLGGTIQVIPHITNEIKNRIHMVARTTGAEIVLVEVGGTVGDMEGQPFLEALRQMRGDAGVENSLYIHVTWMPHIGATGELKTKPTQHSVRELRSIGISPDMILARSDYPVDQELCDKIALFCDVEPRAVIPMVTADQLYEIPLLLEKAHMVDYLLERLQLESRQKPDWRVWETMVKKLRSEKPGVKIALVGKYVELHDAYMSVREAVRHAALDVGLEEEILWIHSADLERGRGMELLQSADGIIVPGGFGERGIEGKIIAARYARENKIPYLGLCLGMQVMVIEFARALLQDDDVNSTEFDPSTRHPVIDLMPDQRQLSDMGGTMRLGLYPCQLQPGSAAAKAYQAEQVDERHRHRFEFKNAYRAQFQEAGMCFSGLSPDERLVEIVELNEHPFMLGTQFHPEFLSRPTRPHPLFRAFLSAINDRRAG
- a CDS encoding aminoacyl-tRNA hydrolase, whose product is MLTKLFDMFSQESSQTYLIVGLGNPGRNYRHNRHNIGFMLVDRIAERMDVKFTRLQQKALFTDGRYRGKKILLAKPQTYMNNSGQAVGSLARFYKIPLNNILIAYDDVDLPFATIRLRGSGGSAGQKGMKSIIQHLKTEEFPRLRLGIDRPPGRMSTPDYVLQDFSADLADDLAIFLDRAADAALKFAHEGLEAAMTQYNRSES
- the mfd gene encoding transcription-repair coupling factor, whose product is MKADPRLIMLTSILTTLQVEASFQELTAAIATGTPLPNQRLPRAARLPMLAALHQSLRAPILYITHRSDQAITLADELRLWLPDEQLLLFPEPNPLFYENTPWGNNTRRDRLIGLTILASQMIPALRRDPAPAPIIICPARAAMTRTLPRREFIKAVQSLKPEQIVSPDQLTRHWVNLGYEPTTTVIEAGQFARRGGILDVWPPADLAPTRIEFFGDEIDTLRHFDPNSQRTTQHHDHLLITPAREFLGPPEPIETLVESGKTLSEFHIPRLYPHPGRIFDYLPRNALVLFDDQMAIQENIETVEEQALSLRTSYIEEGLLAEDFPVPYLTYDQIEDSLPLGRTLFMGPSAASDEELPPLAGQFTPNSRFGGRLKPLMEQLAQSAINGETSYIVSRQTARLTELWEEDYRPSVTIQHTPRFIKGTLTEGWLFQTANGEKIQLFTDGEIFGWQRPRPRRRHRPVAEAPEAAYADLEQGDWVVHIDHGVGQFAGLVQRAIDGAEREYLCVEYAEGDRLFVPVQQADRLARYIGPDSRAPAPTRLGGPQWTSVKGRVKEAVEAMAEDLLELYAKRQVVGGHAFNLDTPWQRELEASFPYVETEDQLNALAAVKTDMETHRPMDRLICGDVGFGKTEIALRAAFKAVMDGKQVAILVPTTVLAQQHYNTFRERLAAFPMMVEMLSRFRTSQQQSHILFRLAQGTVDIVIGTHRLISGDVIFKDLGLLVIDEEQRFGVTHKEKLKQLRTEVDVLTMTATPIPRTLYLAMTGLRDISTLNTPPEERLPIITHVGPFSKDMIRRAVLRELERGGQIFFVHNRVQTINGIERMLTQLVPEAKIAIAHGQMPENQLAECMRQFTEAEIDILLSTSIIESGLDIPNANTLIVDRADTFGLAQLYQLRGRVGRGAQRAYAYFFKHKDKHPTPDGSERLETIAENVQLGAGLSIAMRDLEIRGAGDILGTRQHGHIASVGFHLYTRLLAEAVKRTRDERGLPLDKNELASKAHRPLVLVDLPLHTTIPGSYVTDLDMRLKLYRRVADAQTIEEISAITEEFEDRFGPLPPPVQNLMLQTKVKLLAIRAGINSVSHENRQIVLRYPEGVAPPSVSNTQLRVRVGKSALWVEMATPSTEHIHKLLDLLQTL
- a CDS encoding S1 RNA-binding domain-containing protein, whose amino-acid sequence is MDTKPTRMEELKSKDKLTGTVIKTMLSGVVIDIGMEVPGIVHISRIQSEPVNRAEDVVEIGQEVEVWIRQVFPDRERIELTMIKPLGLEWREITKGMVSKGIVTRLEKYGAFIDIGAERPGLVHISEMAHGFIDSPGDVVQDGDEVEVQVLSVNRRRKQIKLSMKALMDPPVKAAKIVEEMNEEVNNEPVPTAMEAALRQAMERSQNGESKGKKKKKSASLNDELENIFSRTLNKD